The following are encoded in a window of Maylandia zebra isolate NMK-2024a linkage group LG5, Mzebra_GT3a, whole genome shotgun sequence genomic DNA:
- the rae1 gene encoding mRNA export factor isoform X1 translates to MSLFGTSSGFGTGGTGVFGSTTTDSHNPMKDVEVTSPPDDSISCLAFSPPTMPGNFLIGGSWANDVRCWEVQDNGQTVPKAQQMHTGPVLDACWSDDGSKVFTASCDKTAKMWDLNSNQAIQIAQHDGPIKAIHWIKAPNYSCIMTGSWDKTLKFWDTRSPNPMMSLQMPERCYCADVVYPMAVVATAERGLIVYQLENQPSEFRRIESPLKHQHRCVAIFKDKQNKPTGFALGSIEGRVAIHYINPPNPAKDNFTFKCHRSNGTNTTTPQDIYAVNAIAFHPVHGTLATVGSDGRFSFWDKDARTKLKTSEQLDQPITACCFNHNGNIFAYASSYDWSKGHEYYNPQKKNYIFLRNAAEELKPRNKKW, encoded by the exons ATGAGTTTGTTTGGAACAAGCTCGGGGTTTGGGACTGGAGGGACCGGGGTGTTTGGAAGCACGACTACAGACAGCCACAATCCCATGAAG GATGTCGAAGTGACTTCACCTCCAGATGACAGCATCAGCTGCCTGGCTTTCAGCCCACCCACCATGCCTGGAAACTTCCTCATTGGAGGATCCTGGGCTAATGAT GTCCGATGTTGGGAGGTGCAGGACAATGGACAGACTGTTCCCAAGGCCCAACAGATGCACACAGGTCCAGTGCTGGATGCCTGCTGGAGTGAT gATGGAAGCAAAGTCTTCACAGCTTCCTGTGACAAGACAGCCAAGATGTGGGATCTCAACAGCAACCAAGCCATCCAGATCGCACAG CACGATGGCCCAATTAAAGCAATCCACTGGATCAAGGCCCCAAACTACAGCTGTATCATGACTGGCAGTTGGGATAAAACACTGAAG TTCTGGGATACTCGATCTCCCAATCCTATGATGTCACTGCAAATGCCTGAGAGATGCTACTGCGCAGATGTT GTGTACCCCATGGCAGTGGTTGCCACAGCTGAGAGAGGCCTGATAGTGTACCAACTAGAGAACCAGCCCTCTGAGTTTCGCCGAATAGAATCTCCTCTCAAACATCAG CACCGCTGTGTGGCCATATTCAAGGACAAGCAGAACAAGCCTACGGGTTTTGCACTGGGAAGCATTGAGGGCCGAGTGGCAATCCACTATATCAATCCTCCAAACCC AGCCAAAGATAACTTCACCTTCAAGTGCCACAGGTCCAATGGAACCAACACAACCACTCCACAGGACATCTATGCA GTGAATGCCATCGCCTTCCATCCTGTCCATGGCACTCTGGCTACCGTGGGCTCAGACGGACGCTTCAGCTTCTGGGACAAAGATGCCCGCACAAAGTTGAAGACCTCAGAGCAGCTCGACCAGCCCATCACAGCTTGCTGCTTCAACCATAATGGCAACATCTTTGCGTATGCTTCCAGTTACGACTGGTCAAAG GGCCATGAGTACTACAACCCCCAGAAAAAGAACTACATCTTCCTGAGGAACGCCGCTGAGGAGCTGAAGCCTCGGAACAAGAAATGGTGA
- the rae1 gene encoding mRNA export factor isoform X2, with amino-acid sequence MSLFGTSSGFGTGGTGVFGSTTTDSHNPMKDVEVTSPPDDSISCLAFSPPTMPGNFLIGGSWANDVRCWEVQDNGQTVPKAQQMHTGPVLDACWSDDGSKVFTASCDKTAKMWDLNSNQAIQIAQHDGPIKAIHWIKAPNYSCIMTGSWDKTLKFWDTRSPNPMMSLQMPERCYCADVVYPMAVVATAERGLIVYQLENQPSEFRRIESPLKHQHRCVAIFKDKQNKPTGFALGSIEGRVAIHYINPPNPAKDNFTFKCHRSNGTNTTTPQDIYAVNAIAFHPVHGTLATVGSDGRFSFWDKDARTKLKTSEQLDQPITACCFNHNGNIFAYASSYDWSKGHEYYNPQKKNYIFLRNAAEELKPRNKK; translated from the exons ATGAGTTTGTTTGGAACAAGCTCGGGGTTTGGGACTGGAGGGACCGGGGTGTTTGGAAGCACGACTACAGACAGCCACAATCCCATGAAG GATGTCGAAGTGACTTCACCTCCAGATGACAGCATCAGCTGCCTGGCTTTCAGCCCACCCACCATGCCTGGAAACTTCCTCATTGGAGGATCCTGGGCTAATGAT GTCCGATGTTGGGAGGTGCAGGACAATGGACAGACTGTTCCCAAGGCCCAACAGATGCACACAGGTCCAGTGCTGGATGCCTGCTGGAGTGAT gATGGAAGCAAAGTCTTCACAGCTTCCTGTGACAAGACAGCCAAGATGTGGGATCTCAACAGCAACCAAGCCATCCAGATCGCACAG CACGATGGCCCAATTAAAGCAATCCACTGGATCAAGGCCCCAAACTACAGCTGTATCATGACTGGCAGTTGGGATAAAACACTGAAG TTCTGGGATACTCGATCTCCCAATCCTATGATGTCACTGCAAATGCCTGAGAGATGCTACTGCGCAGATGTT GTGTACCCCATGGCAGTGGTTGCCACAGCTGAGAGAGGCCTGATAGTGTACCAACTAGAGAACCAGCCCTCTGAGTTTCGCCGAATAGAATCTCCTCTCAAACATCAG CACCGCTGTGTGGCCATATTCAAGGACAAGCAGAACAAGCCTACGGGTTTTGCACTGGGAAGCATTGAGGGCCGAGTGGCAATCCACTATATCAATCCTCCAAACCC AGCCAAAGATAACTTCACCTTCAAGTGCCACAGGTCCAATGGAACCAACACAACCACTCCACAGGACATCTATGCA GTGAATGCCATCGCCTTCCATCCTGTCCATGGCACTCTGGCTACCGTGGGCTCAGACGGACGCTTCAGCTTCTGGGACAAAGATGCCCGCACAAAGTTGAAGACCTCAGAGCAGCTCGACCAGCCCATCACAGCTTGCTGCTTCAACCATAATGGCAACATCTTTGCGTATGCTTCCAGTTACGACTGGTCAAAG GGCCATGAGTACTACAACCCCCAGAAAAAGAACTACATCTTCCTGAGGAACGCCGCTGAGGAGCTGAAGCCTCGGAACAAGAAATG A
- the LOC101475440 gene encoding RNA-binding protein 38: MLLHQYMNGALDVMHPTALQKDTTFTKIFVGGLPYHTNDASLRKYFEAFGDIDEAVVITDRQTGKSRGYGFVTMTDRGAAERACKDPNPIIDGRKANVNLAYLGAKPRSLQTGISIGVQPIHPALIQRQYGLAQPYIYPQAYVQPSLVLPTQVSTSVSTSPYLDYSAAYTQYAQAAFEQQYPYAASPAGFLGYSYTASPTATVGPSTATTAPPTVHPTLPSATGTGAAFLHYAPQQHIQPDRMQ; the protein is encoded by the exons ATGCTTCTTCATCAGTATATGAACGGAGCCCTGGACGTCATGCATCCCACAGCGCTTCAGAAAGACACTACTTTTACCAAGATCTTTGTCGGCGGGCTGCCGTACCACACAAACGATGCCTCACTTAGAAAATACTTTGAGGCCTTTGGGGACATTGATGAGGCTGTGGTGATAACGGACCGACAGACCGGCAAATCCCGAGGATACGGCTTC GTGACTATGACAGATCGAGGAGCAGCAGAGAGGGCCTGCAAGGATCCCAACCCCATCATTGATGGCAGGAAGGCCAACGTCAACCTGGCTTACCTGGGTGCCAAGCCTCGTAGTTTACAGACCG GCATATCCATCGGAGTGCAGCCCATCCACCCAGCGCTCATCCAGAGGCAGTATGG gtTGGCCCAGCCTTACATCTACCCGCAAGCATATGTGCAGCCCAGCCTGGTGCTGCCCACTCAGGTTTCTACTTCTGTCAGCACCAGCCCGTACCTGGACTACAGCGCAGCCTACACCCAGTACGCCCAGGCTGCCTTTGAGCAGCAGTACCCGTACGCCGCCTCCCCGGCTGGCTTCTTGGGCTACAGCTACACCGCCAGCCCCACAGCCACTGTTGGGCCTTCCACCGCCACCACAGCCCCACCTACCGTACATCCCACTCTCCCTTCTGCCACTGGCACTGGTGCAGCGTTCCTGCATTACGCCCCACAGCAGCACATCCAGCCAGACCGTATGCAATGA